From Montipora foliosa isolate CH-2021 chromosome 6, ASM3666993v2, whole genome shotgun sequence, a single genomic window includes:
- the LOC138006124 gene encoding cytidine and dCMP deaminase domain-containing protein 1-like: MILALWMEDFPEDKPEKNPADNPERNNPYKKVGAVLVLPNDRSYAVDCSRNGVHAVARLLMMHHDVLEDCKVFVSRKPCSFCSKLLVQSKVKRVFYLPIEPEYRLLDDFEEETLRVDNLFKVSSISQSVFVPKVGTDVIKDIQNKLQTPVKKRIEMEDSLKKRYWMDDWMKEAKAKLPWQALDEEMRSQVKIDFTEMVTWMASILVGTEKGYNFKLESPVSESKHESFAFDPTREQEREQGCHLITLAKFLAERTDDPKTGVGSVIINKKKEIVGLGWNGFPSKALYGEFPRASDKDKDVADKKYPYSIHSEQNALLMRNTKNIEGGTLFVTKTPCDDCTPLLEMMGIDTVILGAEFIEEKSKKGISYNKFSYAVKRGKFTCFSLVSETSGAKRNLDMEFEDQGRKRERKDC; this comes from the coding sequence ATGATTCTTGCGCTTTGGATGGAAGATTTCCCAGAGGACAAGCCAGAAAAAAACCCAGCGGACAATCCTGAAAGAAACAATCCTTACAAGAAAGTTGGAGCTGTACTCGTTTTGCCAAACGACAGGAGTTACGCCGTTGACTGTTCCCGCAATGGCGTCCATGCAGTTGCTCGCTTGTTGATGATGCATCATGACGTCCTTGAAGACTGCAAAGTTTTTGTATCGAGGAAACCATGCTCTTTTTGCTCAAAGCTTCTGGTCCAGTCCAAAGTAAAGAGGGTCTTCTATTTGCCAATTGAGCCAGAGTACCGCCTATTGGACGACTTTGAAGAAGAAACACTTCGGGTTGATAACCTATTTAAAGTAAGCTCAATAAGCCAAAGTGTGTTTGTCCCAAAAGTGGGAACTGATGTTATCAAGGACATTCAAAACAAGCTCCAAACACCAGTgaaaaaaaggattgaaatggagGATAGTCTTAAAAAGAGATATTGGATGGACGATTGGATGAAAGAGGCCAAGGCTAAACTTCCATGGCAGGCTCTGGATGAAGAGATGAGAAGTCAGGTCAAAATCGATTTCACAGAAATGGTGACATGGATGGCGTCGATTTTGGTCGGAACGGAGAAAGGATACAATTTTAAACTTGAATCACCAGTTTCTGAAAGTAAGCATGAATCGTTTGCATTCGATCCAACACGGGAACAGGAAAGAGAGCAGGGGTGCCACCTTATCACTTTGGCAAAGTTCCTAGCCGAACGTACTGACGATCCAAAAACCGGGGTAGGATCAGTaatcataaacaaaaaaaaagaaattgttggGCTTGGTTGGAATGGATTTCCATCAAAAGCGCTGTATGGTGAATTCCCAAGAGCTTCTGACAAAGATAAAGACGTCGCAGACAAGAAGTATCCTTACAGCATTCACTCAGAGCAAAACGCGCTTCTCATGCGGAACACCAAGAACATTGAAGGTGGAACCTTGTTTGTGACAAAGACGCCGTGCGATGACTGCACTCCATTACTTGAGATGATGGGAATAGATACAGTTATCTTGGGCGCAGAGTTTATAGAAGAGAAAAGCAAGAAAGGAATAAGTTATAACAAGTTCTCTTATGCAGTGAAGAGGGGCAAATTTACTTGCTTTAGTCTGGTATCTGAGACAAGTGGGGCAAAGAGGAATCTCGACATGGAATTTGAAGATCAAGGAAGAAAAAGGGAACGAAAAGATTGTTGA